Below is a window of Blastocatellia bacterium DNA.
CGGGACCCGGCGTACAGAATTCCCGTCAGGATGAGGGCGAGCGAGGGGATGAGATACATCGCCGAGTGCAACCCTTCGTCTCGGAACGGTTCTAATGCCTGGCGCGTCGCATCGAAGATCCCCGCGGCGCGAGCCGCCTGCTCGGTGAAGTAGTCGCTGGCCAGTCCCGTCGCCAGCGGACCGAACGAGGCTCCGAGCAGGTACATGGCGAAGAAATAGAGGGCCATCGCCGTTCCCCGGAGGGACGGCTCGATGACATCCTGGATGGTCGAGTAGACGGTGGCGTAATAAACATACATGACGGCGCAGCCCAACCCCATGAATGTCGTGAACGCCAGCGTCGCTCCGCGCGGCTGATCGAGCGCCAGAAAGATCAGCGGGACCGACAGTAGCAACGAACCCGTCGCCACCAGCAATCGCCCATTCGTCGCCCGCCGGGTGATCGCGTCGCCGAGCCATCCTCCCAGAATCAGACCGGGAATCCCCGAAAGGCCGAAAACGATCATCGAGATGAAGCCGGCCTCCCGGATGTCAACGCCGTGATAGCGCATGAGGAACGGAGAGAGAAACGACCCAATCGCGTACATGTTGAAGTTGTGAAGAGCCCCGGAGAGGATGATCCACCACATCGTCGGAGTGCTGAGGACGAGTTTGTAGGGTGATCCCTCTCGGCGATTCGCTCCGATGCTGTGTGCTTCCGAAGCCCCTCGCGTCGGTTCTCGAATGAGCAGGGCTAACGCGGCGCAGATCAGGCCGGGGATTCCTGCGACATAAAAAGATGGTCGCCAGCCGTAGGCGCGCGCAATGGAACTGCTGACGGCGAAGCTGAGCGCGATGCCAACCGGCAAGCCGAGCATGAAGATGGAGAGGGCTTTCGCCCGATCCTTGGCCGGGAAATAATCGCCGATGAGCGACGTCCCGGCAGGAGCGCATGTGGCCTCGCCGACGCCGACGCCCAGCCGGAGCACGAATAGTTGCCAGAACGAGCGGGCCAAGCCCGATGCCGCCGTGAGAAGGCTCCAGACAAAGACGCCCGCCGCGAGAATGCGCGTGCGCGTTCCCTTGTCCGCCAGTCGTCCCAGTGGAACGCCGACAAACGCATAAAGAAGCGTGAATGCCGTGTTCAAGGCTCCGATCTGGGTATCGCTCAGGTTCCACTCTTTCCGAATCGGCTCGGTGACGGCGCCAAGAATCTGGCGGTCGAAGAAATTCATCGTGTTGATGGCGAAGAGCACTGCTAAGGCATAGAGACTTCCCGAATGCCGCGTCATCTTCTGCTCCCCTCACCGTTTCGTCTGTCCCGCTGTCGGCGTCATCATAGCCAAAACCGGCCCTCGACGGAAGGTCTGTGCTGACGCTGAGGGGCCATTCCAGGAGCGAGCCGGACCGGACCGGTGTCTCCCCTGCCAGCGCATGGCGAGTGCCGGCGGGCGGCTCTTTGGGTCACTCTTTTCTCTCCTTCTCCAGCAGGCGTTTCAGCTCCTCGATGCGCTCGACCAGACGAGGGATCTCCTTCATGGCGCTGGCGCTATCCGTTGCATGAACCAGGGCGGCGATCCCTGCCCGGATTTCGTCGCGGCGGGCGAGAAGTTCATCGCTGCGGGGCCTCGAAAGGATGGGGAGCAGGGGCGTTAATTCGTCGCGTTTTTGCACAAGGGTCTGGAACTCCGATGGGAGCGCCGGGAGATATTCCAGTCCGTGACACCCGGCACACACATAGGCGAAGCTTATATTCGCTCGGATGCCGCCGATGGCATGAGCCCCGTGACAGTGAACGCAATCGAGCCGGGCAATTCGCTGCCGTTCTCTGTAGTGACGGCTCGTTGTGAAGACCTCAACAATCCGGGTATGGCACGGGCGACAGATCATCAACGTTTGATCGGGCGTTGGCCGGCCCACAAAGCCGTTCATGTGAGCCCTTCGCTGATCGCTTGTCGAAGAGTCTCCCGCGTGACAGATGGTGCAGGCGAACCCTGTTCGGCCATGTGTGCTCTCTCGATAGAGGACAACGAGCCATTCATCGCGTTTGGCGTGACAGGCTACGCACTGATCTTCGCCTCTGACCTTAACGGAGGTCAAAGGTGCATCCCGCTCCGACCCTGACAGATCATGGATGCGCCCGCTCGAAACGATGTGATGTCGCCCTTTTTGCGAGCGGTGGCGATCCCTTGCTCTCTCGGCTGATGCTGTCGCGCCGAGAAACAGCAGGATGAGGAGGACAGGCGCCATCGGAAATCTTCGGCGACGCATGATGAGGCCTGCCGATGCAGTCATTGTCTCATCGCCCCTCTTTGAGACGCCGATCATTTTGATCGAAAACTCGGGCGGGTGCAATCTCCTTGAGGCCAGTCGGGTTGGATCAGTGCCACCTTTTCCATTGAGATCGGTTGCGTCCACCGAGGGGCCTGGCTATATTTTTCCCACCCCGGAGCAACAATCTTCGGCAAGGAGGGAACTATGGCCAGGACAACACGACGTCACTTTATAAAATGGGCGGCTCTTGGAGCATGGGCAGCACGTTCACCCCGCGTCGTTCGGGCGATGCGAACCGAAGGACGAATCCATCAACTGATTCCTGAACC
It encodes the following:
- a CDS encoding MFS transporter — encoded protein: MTRHSGSLYALAVLFAINTMNFFDRQILGAVTEPIRKEWNLSDTQIGALNTAFTLLYAFVGVPLGRLADKGTRTRILAAGVFVWSLLTAASGLARSFWQLFVLRLGVGVGEATCAPAGTSLIGDYFPAKDRAKALSIFMLGLPVGIALSFAVSSSIARAYGWRPSFYVAGIPGLICAALALLIREPTRGASEAHSIGANRREGSPYKLVLSTPTMWWIILSGALHNFNMYAIGSFLSPFLMRYHGVDIREAGFISMIVFGLSGIPGLILGGWLGDAITRRATNGRLLVATGSLLLSVPLIFLALDQPRGATLAFTTFMGLGCAVMYVYYATVYSTIQDVIEPSLRGTAMALYFFAMYLLGASFGPLATGLASDYFTEQAARAAGIFDATRQALEPFRDEGLHSAMYLIPSLALILTGILYAGSRTVSKDMQKLQQWMRQQTALEAQPSADA
- a CDS encoding cytochrome c3 family protein is translated as MAPVLLILLFLGATASAERARDRHRSQKGRHHIVSSGRIHDLSGSERDAPLTSVKVRGEDQCVACHAKRDEWLVVLYRESTHGRTGFACTICHAGDSSTSDQRRAHMNGFVGRPTPDQTLMICRPCHTRIVEVFTTSRHYRERQRIARLDCVHCHGAHAIGGIRANISFAYVCAGCHGLEYLPALPSEFQTLVQKRDELTPLLPILSRPRSDELLARRDEIRAGIAALVHATDSASAMKEIPRLVERIEELKRLLEKERKE